The following are encoded in a window of Dioscorea cayenensis subsp. rotundata cultivar TDr96_F1 chromosome 16, TDr96_F1_v2_PseudoChromosome.rev07_lg8_w22 25.fasta, whole genome shotgun sequence genomic DNA:
- the LOC120278591 gene encoding uncharacterized protein LOC120278591, translating into MKQLADKKISDKELNVGDEVYVKLKPYRQLFVAQKGNHKLSPKYFGLYMVVDRIGAVAYKLQLPVEARIHNVFHISQLKKKIGDQIATVRWPTFFNETQEVQKIPMTILDRQLVKRFNKAGVKVLVQWSDSSPEGATWEFYDVLQRQFLKFCCQNP; encoded by the coding sequence ATGAAGCAATTAGCTGATAAGAAGATAAGTGATAAAGAATTGAATGTAGGAGATGAGGTTTATGTCAAGCTCAAACCTTACAGGCAATTGTTTGTGGCTCAAAAGGGGAACCACAAATTGTCTCCCAAATACTTTGGCCTGTATATGGTGGTGGATAGAATAGGCGCAGTTGCATACAAACTCCAGTTACCAGTAGAGGCAAGAATTCACAATGTCTTTCACATCTctcaattgaagaagaaaattggAGATCAGATAGCAACAGTAAGGTGGCCTacattttttaatgaaacccaAGAGGTGCAGAAAATTCCTATGACCATCCTGGATCGGCAATTAGTAAAGAGGTTTAATAAGGCTGGGGTCAAGGTATTGGTGCAGTGGTCTGACTCATCACCTGAAGGAGCTACTTGGGAATTCTATGATGTGCTACAGAGacaatttctgaaattttgctgTCAaaatccttga